The Fibrobacter sp. UWP2 genome includes a window with the following:
- the lysS gene encoding lysine--tRNA ligase → MIDMNDQVQARLAKLEKFKEMGVEAYPHKFNRTHDSKMLKENKEALMASGEPIAFAGRVVRFNRKGKMCFMHLKDRYGRLQVVCARDEVGEENYEIVKMTDLGDFIGVNGFMFETQTGEYSVHVKKVTMLSKAVRPLPVAKEKIDENGNKVVFNEFADVDTRYRQRYIDMALNDDVKEVFIKRFKILQAIRDYLIEKGFIEVETPTLQPIYGGANARPFTTHHNACDMTLYLRVAPELYLKRCIVGGMEKVFEFSKNFRNEGMDRTHSPEFTGLEFYEAYADYNDMMVHFENIYERACIAANGTTKINYQGKEIDFKAPWPRYSMIEAIEKFGGLKVNEMSDDEIKAKMEELGGHLDGEFSRGRGILELFELTVEDKLIQPTFIKDMPTESTPLCKKHRSIEGLIEQFEPYCNGWELGNAYTELNDPIRQRELLEDQVRRGRGGEGETHPMDENFMHAIESGLPPTGGVGFGIDRMVMLLTNQQTIRDVQLFPLMKPET, encoded by the coding sequence ATGATTGACATGAATGACCAGGTGCAAGCCCGTCTTGCAAAGTTAGAGAAGTTCAAAGAAATGGGTGTGGAAGCCTACCCCCACAAGTTCAACCGCACGCACGACAGCAAGATGCTCAAGGAGAACAAGGAAGCCCTTATGGCGAGTGGTGAGCCAATCGCCTTTGCGGGTCGCGTGGTGCGTTTCAACCGCAAGGGAAAAATGTGCTTTATGCACCTCAAGGACCGCTATGGTCGCCTTCAGGTGGTATGTGCCCGCGACGAAGTGGGCGAAGAAAACTACGAAATCGTCAAGATGACCGACCTTGGCGACTTCATTGGTGTGAACGGCTTCATGTTCGAAACGCAGACCGGTGAATACTCCGTGCACGTGAAGAAGGTGACGATGCTCAGTAAGGCCGTGCGCCCGCTCCCGGTCGCGAAGGAAAAGATTGACGAGAACGGCAACAAGGTCGTGTTCAACGAATTTGCCGACGTGGATACCCGCTACCGCCAGCGTTACATCGACATGGCCCTGAACGACGACGTGAAGGAAGTTTTCATCAAGCGTTTCAAGATTTTGCAGGCTATCCGTGACTACCTGATCGAAAAGGGCTTTATTGAGGTGGAAACCCCGACGCTCCAGCCGATTTACGGTGGTGCCAACGCCCGCCCGTTCACCACGCACCACAACGCCTGCGACATGACGCTCTACCTGCGCGTGGCTCCGGAACTCTATCTCAAGCGCTGCATTGTGGGCGGTATGGAAAAGGTGTTCGAATTCTCCAAGAACTTCCGCAATGAGGGCATGGACCGCACCCACAGCCCGGAATTTACGGGTCTTGAATTCTACGAAGCCTATGCCGACTACAACGACATGATGGTCCACTTCGAAAACATCTACGAACGTGCCTGCATTGCCGCAAACGGTACGACCAAGATCAACTACCAGGGCAAGGAAATCGACTTCAAGGCCCCGTGGCCCCGCTACAGCATGATCGAGGCCATCGAGAAGTTTGGCGGTTTGAAGGTCAATGAAATGAGCGACGACGAGATCAAGGCCAAGATGGAAGAACTCGGCGGACACCTGGATGGCGAATTCAGCCGCGGCCGCGGTATCCTCGAACTGTTCGAGCTCACCGTGGAAGACAAGCTCATCCAGCCGACGTTCATCAAGGACATGCCGACCGAGAGCACCCCGCTTTGCAAAAAGCATCGCAGCATCGAAGGGCTTATTGAACAGTTCGAGCCGTACTGCAACGGCTGGGAACTGGGCAACGCCTACACCGAGCTTAACGACCCAATCCGTCAGCGCGAACTCCTGGAAGACCAGGTGCGCCGTGGCCGTGGTGGCGAAGGCGAAACGCATCCGATGGACGAAAACTTCATGCACGCTATCGAAAGTGGCTTGCCTCCTACCGGTGGCGTAGGCTTCGGTATTGACCGCATGGTCATGCTCCTCACGAACCAACAGACCATCCGCGATGTTCAACTGTTCCCGCTGATGAAGCCGGAGACCTAA